A segment of the Chiloscyllium plagiosum isolate BGI_BamShark_2017 chromosome 39, ASM401019v2, whole genome shotgun sequence genome:
NNNNNNNNNNNNNNNNNNNNNNNNNNNNNNNNNNNNNNNNNNNNNNNNNNNNNNNNNNNNNNNNNNNNNNNNNNNNNNNNNNNNNNNNNNNNNNNNNNNNNNNNNNNNNNNNNNNNNNNNNNNNNNNNNNNNNNNNNNNNNNNNNNNNNNNNNNNNNNNNNNNNNNNCCcactctcccccctcactccccgctccctttaatatcccacccagtctaatcccactctccccactccctttaatatcccacccagtctaatcccactctccccactccctttaatatcccacccagtctaatcccactctccccactccctttaatatcccacccagtctaatcccactctccccactccctttaatatcccacccagtctaatcccactctccccactccctttaatatcccacccagtctaatcccactctccccactccctttaatatcccacccagtctaatcccactctccccactccctttaatatcccacccagtctaatcccactctcccccctcactccccgctccctttaatatcccacccagtctaatcccactctcccccctcactccccgctccctttaatatcccacccagtctaatcccactctcccccctcactccccgctccctttaatatcccacccagtctaatcccactctcaCCAATTGTTACCATTTCTCCGCGTTGCACCCTTTACTGCCCCTACCTGTGGAGCGTACCTGGTGCGATGGTGACCACTCGGATCCCTTGTGGTGCCAAGTCCCGGGCAATGGGAAGGGTCATGCCCACAATACCACCTttagaggctgaataagctgccTGTCCGACCTGGAATCGGGGGGAGCCGGGGTTTGGGGGAGGAGTAGAGAGAGAATTCGAGTCAAATGCTTCCAATCCACAGATAGACAGACGAACAGGCAACGTTTCTGACGGCCGCTCTAGGTCGGTCAGTCACGTTTCCCCCTAACACCCCACCACGTTCAGTTTTGGTAAAGCCCCCCACCAAGTTCAGTGTGGGTAGTCGTCGCAGCGGACTGGTAGGCCTGACATATCAAACTCAGAGGCTGTGCCCCTCAGGATCAGGTAAAAGCCCGAGACCCTGCCCGCTCCTCTCCCTGATTACCCTCCGACGTGGATCTCCAGGATGCCGAGCGGCCCCGAACAGGAAGTCAAGGGGGGGGGGCTCAAACAGATTCTCCTCAATCACATCACATCAAACAAATCCACCTGCATCACAATTGCCTTCTCTCAATGGGATCATTTTGTACGCATTTTGGTCACCGAGTTGAGACCAGAAGGCGTAGCGCGGtgggaggttggggtggggtgtgggtggcattgtggaagtaggctattcagcccatcaagcctgtccaccattctACGAGATCGTGGGTGATtagatcatcctcaactccactttgctgccttttccccaataattctcaattcccttcctgattaaaaatctgtctgtctcagccgtGAATGTACTGAATGACGCAGCaccgacagccctctgcagtaaagaattccacagattcactcccctcagagagagaagaaattactcctcatctctgtcttcaatgggcgaCGCCTTGCTCTGAGATGGTGgccctcttgtcctagactctcccactcAAGGGGGAACAACCTCTTCACAACCCCCCTGCCAAGTCCCCTAAGTGTGGTTCAATAAGGTAGCCTCTCATTCCTCTGAACTACAGCAAGTACAGGCcccaaccaactcaacctctcctcacaaggTAGTCCCTCCATccccaggatcagccgagtgaaccttctctggactgcctccaagtACCACGGTACATCATTCCTTCGATAACGGGACCCCAAGCTGTGGTCCCAGCTCTGGTCTGACTGGTCCCTAGCAAAATGATGGCTCCAGATCCCACATGCTGTTCACTGGCAGCTGGGAGTCTGTTCATGCTGGTACCTTTGCTTAATCTCTCTTTaacaggggaggcaatggtctagagGTATTATCACCAGACAACTGACCCAGAGACCCAGTGACATtctgggtcccaggttcgaatcccaccacgacAGATGGTGGAACGTGGATTCGATAAaagcctggaattaagagtctcgtGGTGATACGCTGAAGCACAGCAACGTCTCTGCTTCCTCATGAGGCGAAGGAAATTCGGCGTGTCCACAAGGACtcctgccaatttttttttatggATCCATCACAGCATGGTACGGCTACTGTTCTTCCCAAGATCGCAGGAAACTATAGAGTCACAAACACGGCCCAGTCCAGTGTTCTATGACACCGACTATATTTCCTGccgccttgggaaagcagccaacataatcaagtcccctcccaccccagttatacacACTTCCactctcttctgtcaggcagaagatataaaagtttgaatgtaCGGACGACCAGGTTCAAGAACggtttcttccccactgttattagacaaTTGAATGGACCTCCCAAATTTCAGATTTAAGTATTGATCGTGCTCTTCGCGCACCTCCTGTGCGGCCGTAACACTGTGTTCCTCAATCTGTTCTAATTCCCTAACCCACTTTGTCTGGTATGATccgcctgtactgcacgcaaagcAAAACATTTCACTGGATCCTAGGTCCACGTCACAGTCATTAAATCAAATAACGACAaattcattgccaattgttggaaagacccatcaggttcactaacgtcctttacagaaggaaaccaTCATCCTTACACGGCCTGGCCTACacgcgactccagacccacagctatgtgtttgactcttaactgccctctgggcaattagagatggacagtaaatgctgggccccagccagcaatgcccagatcctgtgaatgaataaacccTCAAGCCTGTGTCGTTGCCCACCAGGCTGGGCTCATGCTGTGTCCTTTACCCCGTTGCCCTGAATGCCAGCAGGCACCCAGGGTATACACGATGGGTGACTAGGAAAAGGCAAGGGCTGGGAGTGAGGATCAAGGTAAGTTACCTGTCCATCGTAGGCGGCCACACTAGCTGTGTTCACAACTACACCCCGCTGACCGTCTGCATCTGGTTCATTCCTGCCCATCTCGGCGACAGCTAGGCGAATCACATTAAAGGTTCCTGCGATGTTTACCTGACCGGGAACAAGAGAAACCGGCGGTGAAACGGCTCGGTTGGGTTCACTGTTTTACACGGCTGTTTGAATCGGCACTCAGACCAAATGCCACCAAACCACACCTACGATCCGGTCGCTGTTCCTCTTGCCCCCAGCTCCACATTCCTATATCGATGCTGCCTGGCGGATCGATTCGAGGTGGTTTCACACacacctggagcaggtgggccATGAACCCAAATTTCACCAGTCAGACATAGGGCCACTTCCATTGTGCCACCAGGGCCCTCCCAACATCCTTCAATATCCCACCCAGCGTCATCTCACtctcccccctcactctccccacccTTCTCAATATCCCACCCANNNNNNNNNNNNNNNNNNNNNNNNNNNNNNNNNNNNNNNNNNNNNNNNNNNNNNNNNNNNNNNNNNNNNNNNNNNNNNNNNNNNNNNNNNNNNNNNNNNNNNNNNNNNNNNNNNNNNNNNNNNNNNNNNNNNNNNNNNNNNNNNNNNNNNNNNNNNNNNNNNNNNNNNNNNNNNNNNNNNNNNNNNNNNNNNNNNNNNNNNNNNNNNNNNNNNNNNNNNNNNNNNNNNNNNNNNNNNNNNNNNNNNNNNNNNNNNNNNNNNNNNNNNNNNNNNNNNNNNNNNNNNNNNNNNNNNNNNNNNNNNNNNNNNNNNNNNNNNNNNNNNNNNNNNNNNNNNNNNNNNNNNNNNNNNNNNNNNNNNNNNNNNNNNNNNNNNNNNNNNNNNNNNNNNNNNNNNNNNNNNNNNNNNNNNNNNNNNNNNNNNNNNNNNNNNNNNNNNNNNNNNNNNNNNNNNNNNNNNNNNNNNNNNNNNNNNNNNNNNNNNNNNNNNNNNNNNNNNNNNNNNNNNNNNNNNNNNNNNNNNNNNNNNNNNNNNNNNNNNNNNNNNNNNNNNNNNNNNNNNNNNNNNNNNNNNNNNNNNNNNNNNNNNNNNNNNNNNNNNNNNNNNNNNNNNNNNNNNNNNNNNNNNNNNNNNNNNNNNNNNNNNNNNNNNNNNNNNNNNNNNNNNNNNNNNNNNNNNNNNNNNNNNNNNNNNNNNNNNNNNNNNNNNNNNNNNNNNNNNNNNNNNNNNNNNNNNNNNNNNNNNNNNNNNNNNNNNNNNNNNNNNNNNNNNNNNNNNNNNNNNNNNNNNNNNNNNNNNNNNNNNNNNNNNNNNNNNNNNNNNNNNNNNNNNNNNNNNNNNNNNNNNNNNNNNNNNNNNNNNNNNNNNNNNNNNNNNNNNNNNNNNNNNNNNNNNNNNNNNNNNNNNNNNNNNNNNNNNNNNNNNNNNNNNNNNNNNNNNNNNNNNNNNNNNNNNNNNNNNNNNNNNNNNNNNNNNNNNNNNNNNNNNNNNNNNNNNNNNNNNNNNNNNNNNNNNNNNNNNNNNNNNNNNNNTATCCCACCCAGCGTAACCTCACTCTCCCCCCTCACTCTTCAATATCCCACCCAGCGTAACCTCactctcccctctcactctccACACTTTTTCATATCTCACCCAGCGTAATCTCACGTCTCCCTCTTCATTCCCCACATCCCACCCAGCATGATCTCAATCCCTTCTCTTCACGTCCCACATCCTTTaataagaagtaacaaagaggattgatgagagctgagtggtggacgtgatctatatgcacttcagtgaggcatttgacagaagtcctcatgggagactggttagcaaggttagaccacatgggatacagggagaactagccatttggatacacaactggctcaaaggtagaagacagggtggtggtggagggttgtttttcagcttGGAGGCCTGAGATCAGTGGTgtgacacaaggattggtgctgagtccacgaATGATTGaacttttatgtaaatgatttggatcagaacATAGGAGGTAAGGTTAGTAAGTTCGGacaacaccaaaactggaggtaaTGGACAGTacggaaggttacctcagagttcaataggaccttgaccagatgggccaaggagtggcagatggagtttaattcagaaaaatgtgaggtgctgcattttggaaaggcaaatcagggcaagacttatttACTTAATAGTAAGGcgctgggcagtgttgctgaacaaaagagaccttgaagtgcaggttcatagttccctgaaaaaggagtcgcaggtagataggatagtgaaggccgcatttggtacactttcctttattgaacagtaattgagtgtaggagttgagagtCATGttgaactgtacaggacattgcttaggccactattggaatactgcattcaattctgatctccctcctatagggaggatgttgtaaaacttgaaaaggttcagaaaagatttacgaggacaTTGCGAGGggtggaggttttgagctatagggagaggttgaataagctggggctgttttctctgaagcatcggagactgaggagtgaccttataggaggtttataaaatcatgaggacagggtaaatagacaagatattttctctgggatggggcaGTCCAacactagaggacataggtttaaggtggcagggcaaagttttaaaagggatctgaggggcaactttttcacgcagaggatggttcatgtatggaatgagctgccagaggaagtgatggaagctggtacaatgacaacatttaaaaggcatctgggtgggtataagagcaggaagggtttacagggatgtagggccaagtgctggcaaatgggactagattaatttaggatatccggttggcatggacgagtcaggccaaagggtctgtttctgtgctgtacaaatctGTGACTATTCCAACCAACGTCTCCCCCAGCTCCCCACACCCTTTGAATTCCCCACATATTAACTCCTCCTCTGATCATTCCCTGCTTACATTGATCACTCTCTGGAAGTCCTCGAGACTGTGAGGAATGTCCTTCTTGAAGTTGTAGGTTTTCACTGCCACTGCAATGCCTGCGCAGTTCACTGCGATGTCCAGGCGACCAAATTTCTCCTTCGCTAGGGCCACGGCACTTTTGACGTCTGCCTCTGATGTGACCTGAGAGGAAGGCAATGTAAACCAGGGTGAGGCATTGACTTTCTCCAGCCAGCATAGCGTTCGGGCCCTTTAACCACTTGACTGGCCCAGCTATATTGCTGACTGTGCTGGGGAGCAAGTTACACAAATCCCTGACAACACAACAGAGAGTACAAGTGCACAATCCTTTAcccgaaatgctcgggaccagctggctTTTGAAATTCAGAAATTTTCTAATTTCAGAACAAGTGAcggtttgatggtgaaattttaaacaaTCTTACCAAAACAGCGGACGCACAGAGTAAAATGGGccctgaaacagaattgaggcctgccagtgctgagccacacccccacacatctgagtgacacacatcgagtgggtgtggagttgagttaactgtttgcacgccaaacaacttagttaatgagaaaaaaaatttcaCCAATAAACCTTCGAATTTCGGAGCTTTACGGATTTCGGATAAAGGTGGGAGggcaaagttttaaaagggacccgaggggtcTGTACAACAaactcagagggtcagtgccaagGAAGCGCTGCACCGTCGGgggtggtcagtgctgagggagcgccgcaccgtCAGGAAGGGGGTCAGTGTTAATGGAACACTCTACTCACGCTCATAACAATACCCTCCCAACA
Coding sequences within it:
- the hsd17b10 gene encoding 3-hydroxyacyl-CoA dehydrogenase type-2 isoform X3, translated to MAPLRTVKGLVGLVTGGASGLGRATVERLVQQGMRAVIVDLPTSEGASVAQALGENCAFAPTDVTSEADVKSAVALAKEKFGRLDIAVNCAGIAVAVKTYNFKKDIPHSLEDFQRVINVNIAGTFNVIRLAVAEMGRNEPDADGQRGVVVNTASVAAYDGQVGQAAYSASKGGIVGMTLPIARDLAPQGIRVVTIAPGTLHRPVLHPAAGWPP
- the hsd17b10 gene encoding 3-hydroxyacyl-CoA dehydrogenase type-2 isoform X2, with the protein product MRAVIVDLPTSEGASVAQALGENCAFAPTDVTSEADVKSAVALAKEKFGRLDIAVNCAGIAVAVKTYNFKKDIPHSLEDFQRVINVNIAGTFNVIRLAVAEMGRNEPDADGQRGVVVNTASVAAYDGQVGQAAYSASKGGIVGMTLPIARDLAPQGIRVVTIAPGLFSTPLLAGLPEKVQTFLARQVPFPSRLGDPAEYAHLVQAIVENPMLNGEVIRLDGAIRMQP
- the hsd17b10 gene encoding 3-hydroxyacyl-CoA dehydrogenase type-2 isoform X1, with the protein product MAPLRTVKGLVGLVTGGASGLGRATVERLVQQGMRAVIVDLPTSEGASVAQALGENCAFAPTDVTSEADVKSAVALAKEKFGRLDIAVNCAGIAVAVKTYNFKKDIPHSLEDFQRVINVNIAGTFNVIRLAVAEMGRNEPDADGQRGVVVNTASVAAYDGQVGQAAYSASKGGIVGMTLPIARDLAPQGIRVVTIAPGLFSTPLLAGLPEKVQTFLARQVPFPSRLGDPAEYAHLVQAIVENPMLNGEVIRLDGAIRMQP